The genomic window ACGGAACAACAAAGCCTTGTCAAGCGGGTAATTATTAACGCTGCTAATCGCTAATAAGTAATCGATTAGGAAATTATGTAATTTGAATATCTGTTATTATACCTATGATGTGGAAATTGCCACAGATTTCACAAATTTGTTTTCAGGATGCTATTGAAATTTTTGACAATCTTTGGCCTAAATATGAATTGGAATTACAATAAATATGCTGTGGTATCATAAAAGATATACGTTTAAATAAATTGTCACTAAAGTTTATTCATATAGATATTAGTTTTATTGGTTTTCTGTCCTGTAGGGACGAAATGATTGTAGGACATTAAATGAGAGCACGGGAAGTCCTGTAGGGACGAAATATGGATGATATTTTTATAATATGATTCGAATATCCGTTATCGCACCTATGATGTAAAAATTGCTACACATTCACAGATTTGTTTTCAGGAAGCAAGTGCAACTTCTGTTAATCTGTGGCCTAAATATGAATGGTAATAACACTAAATATGTTTGTGGTATAATTAAGGATATACGTAATATGTAATATCTTTGAGAAGAATAAAAATAGCATTTTGTATTCGCTGGGGACGATATTAATTGCAAAATGTTATTTCTAATTGGATGTATTAATGAAGACTAACCTTAATATAGTATGGCTTTTTGCCATATTAATAACATCATGCTCAAACTTGAGCAAACCAACTAAAAACCAAGTAAAACTTAGTGTTCAATACGAATTCATAAATATTTCGGATGGATTTGACCACGACACCAAAACCATAATAAAAATTGATGGGAAACAGGTGGCTGAAAGCTCACAACATAAAGAAAGTCAAAAGCAAACGATTAAGTTAATTGCACCAAAAGGTCAACATCAAATTGAAATTATGAATTATGCTCTTTATAAGGGGATATGGGAAGAACATACGGTTGAAAACAACTATAGTCAGGATTGTTTGTATCAGGCCAATATGGATTTGAAAGACAACACCCTCATCAAACTAACATTTGATTTGAATGAAGGGACATCAGTTGAAATCAGGTAGCATTATTTGCTGATTCATTAAGCATTATTATACTTTCTTGCAACACCAATTTCCATCCTTCCCATCCATGTATTTCCGATAAGCTGCTATTATGCCAAAGCAGCGAAAAAGTTAAATTGTACTTTTTGCACTCCTCTATAAGATTACTGATCTTTTGTATGCTTTCCTCAGCACTTAAACCCATATAATCTTTTAAAGTGACATCCATTGCCATTTGTGGATGAATAAATAGAGTGGTCATTTCATTGGCCAGCAGATTGAACCATGGAAATGGAATTCCCATTCCGTTTCGAAAGCCAATACCGCTGCTCATGGCAGCATTGTAATCTTGTCTTATGCCCAGTTCAGTGTAAAACAATCTTGTTTTAGGATTTCGATATTTAAGGTAATGCTGGCGCACAGACAGTATTCGTTTTCCAATAATTTCTTCCAACTCGGCTTTCTCCATAGAGATAGCCTGCTTGCTCAAAAATGTGCTATAGGATGGATGTATTCCAATCTCCTTGCATCGCTTACTGATACCTTTAATGAGCTTTCTATAATGCTTATTTCTATAGGTATAACGTCCATCCAATTTATGCTCTCGGTTGATCAGGAAAAAGAATTTCAATTTTTCTATTGGAACCCATGTTAGTATTTCTTCGAATGTATCATAGGGATCCTGCTCACTAAACAAGCTTTTCCAGCGGATAGCCAAATTCTTAAAATCAAATTGAAAAACATCCTTAAAACTTCCCAATACTCCCTTAATCCCTTTGTGTTTAAAAGCCCAGGGATGATCTACATCGATGGTTATTCGATAATCGAATGATGCTGTTTTTCTTTGCAAAGAGGGTTTTAGGGAATTTAAATTTTGCCAGAGTATTTCCGCATATACATGAACTAAAGGTTTTGCATGCAGGTCGTGTTGGAATGAAGGATACACTTTTTCATTGTATCGCCCAAACTGATCATATTGTGGCTGAATGGCAAATTCATATTCCGTTACTAAATAAAAACAAGCTGCAAATAAATCGAAACTAATATCAAACTTTCCTTTCTGTCTAAAAAAAACTGGTATTCCGTTTTCAAATTCAATTTCTGGAAATTCTTTTCGAATTATTGTTTCGTTTAATAAACCACTATTGGGAATATAAAGACCTTTCAAGTCTGCATCCCCAGTATAATTGAGTAGGATATCCTCATCGCTCAAAGTCTTTTTCCCACCTAAAATATCCAGACTTGATTTTTCCACAAACTGATAAGGTATTTTTAGAATATGCCTGAATAAAACTTCGCACACATAAACGAAACGTCTGCTTCCTTTGTTAATCAGTATAATGACTTTGGTTTCCATGATTATTTCCCCCAAATTTCTGCAAATTAAAATATTCAGTCTAATTTTGCGGCAACTATTTCATGACTGATGGAATAAAGATCAGCAAAATACTAAATGAGCATCATAAACAAACTTTTAGGCAAAGACAGACGACTTAAAAATCCGGTTTCAATTCCTGTCAAAACAGATATCCATTCGCATTTAATCCCAGGTATTGACGATGGTTCCCAATCGTTGGAAGAAAGTATACACTTAATAAAAAAACTTTACCAGCTAGGGTACCGAAAGATTATAACCACTCCTCATATCATGGGAGATCATTTTCGAAATAATACACAAATTATTACTGATGGATTAAAAATCGTTCAGGACGAAGTTGCAAAACAAGGTATTGATGTTGTATTAGAAGCAGCTTCTGAGTATTACATTGACGATCATTTCATGAAATTATTGGAAAAAGATGACATACTCTCTTTTGGTGATCGATATGTATTAGTTGAAACCAATGCTATTAACTATACAGAGCTTATTAGAAATGCTTTTTGGCAAATGGGATTAAGTGGTTATAAACCAATTTTTGCACATCCCGAACGCTACTCTTACCTATGGAATGACTTTGACCGCTATCATGAATTCCATGATATGGGGATATTTTTGCAAATCAATCTTGTTTCTTTATCTGGCTTTTATAGTCAAAAAGTAAAAGAAATTGCAGAACGATTAATTGATGAGAATCTGGTTAGTTTTATTGGTACCGATACGCACGAGATGCGTTACATAGAAGGAATTCACGAAAGCTTACACTCGCCTTATATGAATAAGTTAAAAGAAATGAAGTTGCTGAATGATACGCTTTGAAAGTGACTAAAGTGAACTAAAATGACTAAAGTGAGCTAAAGTTAAAAGTTGAAATTAAGCTTGTTTCATTCCAAAATTCAGGCACTCAAAACTCTAGGCACTTCAAACTCTAGGCACTTCAAACTTTAGGCACTTCCAAATCTAGGCACTCCAAACTTCAATCATTTAGTAGCAATAGCAAATAAATCAAAGCAACTATCGTCTGCCTCTTTCAGATGATAATCCTTGAAGGAAACATGACTAATCTCAGCATTACTCTGTTCCATGAGCTTCTTCCGATTCATCCTATTCAAAATATCATAAGGGATTTGCAGCATGAAGCGAGGGAGATTATATTGCAGCTTTAAAATATCAAAGCGTGTATATTTCTGAACAGATTTTTTATTTCGCTCATAGTAATCATTAACCTCAATGTTTCCATAAACGCCAAATACTTCAACTTTGCTAAAATGAGGGGCAAGCAATTCCTGCAATTCCTTGACTGTATATTCACGTATATGCCAAGGATTACGTGTTAGCGACATTTTGATATTGGGAGTGGTAATAATGGCTTGGCCTTCAGGCTTCAATACACGACTTATTTCTTCAACAAAAGCATGGTCGTTTTTAATATGTTCAATAACCTGAAAAGTGACTAAAGAATCTACAGAAGAATCGGCAATACCCGTAAAAGGAGGTACAGATTGCTGATAAAAAAGAAAGTTCTCATTTTCTTTATTCTTTTCAACTAAAGGGGAACTGTATTTATCAATTGCCAGATAATTATCTACCTGAGATGCTAATAACTCCATCCCATACCCCATGCCTGTACCAATTTCCAATAAAGTTTGGCGAACTATTTTTGCTGCTTCGTGGTAAGCAAAAATACTACGCTGAAAAATTACATGGTCTGAAGCTTCAGCATGCGATATCCGTTCTGCCGTTTGTATTAACTTCATTATTTATTGGCCAGTAACTCCATAAATTTGCTGCTGACGCTGAAATTCTGCTTCAATTTCTTTCAACAATTCTTCCTGCTGATAGCGTGAAGCAAGATTTTGAATGACTTGTAAGCCATAAAAATTGTTTCTGACCTCACTCTCACATCTGCGGAAAAACTTACGATCAAGTGTTTTGAAATAATCCAGATTGCCCACAAAAATGGTTTGTAAATGACGACACAATTCAACACCTTTTTCAGGAGCTTCAGCCATAAAATATATTTCAGCTAGTGTTAGCGAATTGATTTGATGAGGTACTTTTTCTTCTGGAATTTCGTTCAGACAAAGATCAATAGCTTCAATAGCTTTTTCCTTTTCACCTGCGAAAATAAGTGCTCTTCCGAGTGTTGAAAATACATTCCTATAGTTGAGTGTATGCCTGCGTGTTACTGAACCAATATGAACACGTTCATCCGTAAGATTACCCCACTTAAACTTCTTCACCATGTTTTCGTACATGATTAAGGCATCAACACGTCCTGTTTGACCAGCACTTTGCTGCTTTTCAATCTCCGTTTTAATAACAGGTGCAAGTCTGTATGCCATTCCCTCTTGCTGGAAATACTTTTCCAAACCTAAATAAGTATCTGATCCGGAAGTAATTGCAAAATAAATGGGACGATCCCAAAGATTGTTATCAATAATATCCAGTTGCATAAGATGACTCTTAAGTAAATTACGTTTACCCACATTAAACCTTAATTCATCAACAATGCGGTTATAATATTGCTCGCTTACTACATTATTATCAATTACATTCTGTTTATCAACTTTGGAAAAGAACCGTGTCGTAGGATAATAACTCAAACGTGATCCTCCATATGTTGACACTTGATCTTCAGGCTTATCAGATTTAATGAAGTTTAAAATTTCAGTTAAATCGTAGAAGGATTTTTCATCCAACCCCAATGAAGGATTGTTATAAAACGGAACAAAATCGCGTGTTCCTTCTGTTATTTTTTCCCGATCAAAAGAAAACTTAATGGCAGACGACTCATTCTTCTTTAAACGCAATTGATCAACATACCAGTCAGTCATAAGTAATTGCAAATTAATGACTCGTACATCACTTCTGATGTTTTCAACTTCTTGTGCATACCACAATGGGTAGGTATCATTATCACCATTTGTAAACAAAATAGCATCTTCTGCACATGAGTTCAAATAGTTTTCGCCATGATTTAAAGAAGTATAACGATGAGCTCTTGTATGATCATCCCATTCCTGACTGGCCATTAATACCGGTGCGGCAATTAACGCAATAATAGTAGTAGCTGAAACTGCTAATACCGGATTTACTTTCGACTTCAGATAATTGGCAATTGCCAATACCCCAAAACCAATCCAAATAGCGAAAACATAAAAAGAACCAACCAAGGTATAATCACGCTCTCTAGGTTCAAAAGGAGGAGAGTTTTGATAAATCATCAAAATTATTCCAGTGAATAAGAATAAAACCATGGTACTGAAAGCATCACGTTTATTTCGTTTGAAGTGATAGATCATACCCAATATACCGAGTATAAAAGGCAGGAAGTATAACTTATTGTGACCTTTATTAACTGTTTGGGCATAAGGTAATTTCTCTTGGCTACCCACCAACATTTCATCAATAAAAGTAATACCACTTATCCAGTTTCCATCCATGAAGCCAGGATTTCTTCCCTGAGACATCAGATGCTTTCCATGACCTTGTTCGTCATTCTGACGGCCAATGAAGTTCCAGGCAAAATAACGCCAATACATATGTCCCAATTGGTATCTAACAAAAAACTTGATATTATTGCTAAAGGATGGCTTTTTCTGTCCTTTTCGCATACCAGACCATGTTTTGTAACCATCTATTCGATCAGCTCTAGTATCGCCCATTCGGGGAAATAAGGTGAAATGATCTTTTTCAAATTTGGGTTTTAGCTTAGGTTTAGTTTCAATATATTTACCATCTTTCTGAATATATTGCATTCGGCCATCATCGTATCCTTCAACTTCAGCAGTAAAATGAGGACCATATAAGAAAGGCCTGTCACCATATTGCTCACGATTGATATAGGAACGCATATTGAAAATATTGTCTGGATTGCTATAATCAATTGGTGTGTCGGCTAATGAACGAATTGCAACCATCGTATAGGATGAGTATCCAATAAATACAACCGCTACACCTACAAATAGTGTGTTTAGCAGTACTTTGTTCTTTTTAATAGAATAATATATACCATAAGATAAAGCAGCTAAAAACAGAATGACAAAGAAAAGTACACCAGACCAATAAGGCAGTCCAAATACATTAACAAACAATAATTCAAATTTAGCGGCTATGCTTGGAAACCATTTAATCAGTCCAACATTGATGAACTGCAAAATAATCATGGCTACAATAAAAGCAATGAACAAACCTTTCTTAGTTATCTTTTCATACTTCCTGAAATAATACACGAATGCCAAAACTGGCAGTGCTAATAAGGACAAGAGGTGAATACCGATAGAAATTCCCATGACAAAAAACACAACAATTAGCCACCTCAGGTTATTTGGCTCATCGGCTCGCTGATCCCACTTCAATAGCAACCAGAAAACGACAGCCGTAAATGTTGATGAAAGAGCATATACCTCTCCCTCTACTGCTGAAAACCAAAATGTATCTGAAAATGTAAAGGCTAAAGCTCCAACAAGACCGGCACCAAATATGCCGATTGCTTCGAAAAGGCTATAATTATCTTTGTTTTTAGCAAATATTTTTCTTGATAAAAGCGTACTTGTCCAGAACAATAAGAGGATAGTTATTGCACTGGCAACAGCAGATGAACTATTTACAATAATTGGAACCATTTCCGGGCTACTTGCAAACATGGTAAACAAGTGATTAAACATCAGGAAAAATGGAGCTCCAGGAGGATGAACTACCTCTAATTTATAAGATCCGGCAATGAATTCACCACAATCCCAAATACTTACAGTAGGTTCAATAGTTGAAAGATAAACAAAAGCTGCTATTCCAAAAACCAGCAAGCCTAAGACATTATTAAATAATTCAAAACGTTTTTGATTCATGCTCTTGTATTATTGATTTTTTTGCATTTGCAAAGTTAACGTATTACACCCAAAGGAAATTATTCGATTATCTAAAAAAAATCAAATATCCAATAATTTTGAAAAGAGTGAAAAAAAAGAGCAAAAAAAAGCTGATGACCTCCATAGATGTCATCAGCTTTGTATTAATTTTTGACTATAAACTAATCTTCTTTTTCGGGTTGTACAGCCAAATTCATTTCAACTTGTACTTCCTTATGCAATTTTACTTTGATCTTGTATTTTCCAACTTCAGTAATATCTTCAAGAATCAGAATATCCTTTCTATCGATATCATATCCCATGTCTTTCAATGAACGTGAAATCTGAAGATTGGTTATAGAACCAAATAATTTACCGCTGGTTCCTACTTTCACAGGAATTTTCACTGTTGCTTTTGCAAGTTTTGCAGCTACGGCTTGTGCATCTTCAATCAATTTAGCAATTTTATGAGATGCTTGTCTTTGATTTTCTGCAACCACTTTTTTATTAGATTCTGTTGCCAGAATAGCCATTTTCTTTGGAATCAAAAAATTACGTGCATAACCAGATTTCACCTTAATGATGTCACCTGCGTAACCCAAATTCTCTATATCTTGTTTTAAAATTATTTCCATGACATCACTATTTTAAAGAGTCTGAAACAAATGGTAAAAGAGCTAAATGTCTGGCTTTTTTGATAGATGAAGCTAGCCTTCTTTGGTATTTCAAAGAAGTTCCAGTATAGCGTCTAGGAATAATACGACCATGTTCATCCACAAACTTCAACAAGAATTCAGGATCTTTATAATCAATGTATTTAATGTTGTTTCTTTTGAACCAACAGAATTTCTTCTTTCTAGGCCTTTCTTTAGGCGTAATATTTATAAATATGTTTTTATATGCTGGATTTGCCATTTTATCATTTTTTAGCTTTTGTTAAATCACCGGTTTCTTCAATCTGCTTGGGAGAAGAATTTTTACCTTCTTTTCTCCGCTTGGCATTATACTGAATTCCGTACTTATCCAAAGCAACTGATATGTAACGGAGAATTTTTTCATCTCGATTAAATTCAGTTTCTAGCTTCTGAATAAATTCGGTTGGAGCGTTATACTCAAACACATGGTAATATCCAGTTGTTTTCTTTTTGATGGGATAGGCGAATTTTCTGAGACCCCAATCCTCTTCATAAATAATTTCTGCACCGTTCTGGGTCATCAATTCTTTGAATCGGGCCACTGACTCTTTCAATTGGCTGTCAGTAACCAACGGTGATGTAATAAAAATTGTCTCGTAATGATTCTGCATTTTTTTTATTTAAATCAATATTTTAATGAGTGTGCAAAGGTAAAAAAGATTTTAACGTTTACAAGCAGTTTAAAGAGAATTTTATTAATTATAGTATTGACTAACAGTCATTCAGCTTAATTTCAACTTAAAAAACACCAAAATAAATGCCTTTCAAATTACAGTTCAGTAAAAATGAAGCAAACTTTAGATTTACTCTTTTATGAATTACTCACAAAATAAGATTAATTAGTGGAGTTTTCTACCTTTGTGTTTCGTATTTATTCAATACCAAATCAGGAAATCGAAATGTCAGAGAGCTTTGTAGTTTCAGCAAGAAAATACCGTCCAGCAACTTTTAATTCTGTTGTAGGACAAAATCATATTACCGATACCTTAAAAAAAGCAATTACAAGCAATCATTTAGCTCAGGCTTACCTATTTACAGGACCTCGAGGAGTTGGTAAAACAACTTGTGCTCGTATATTGGCAAAAGCCATGAATTGCGAAAATCTGGAGAGTGATGGTGAACCATGCAATGCCTGTAATTCGTGTAAAACGTTTATTGAGCAACGCTCCATGAACATTTTTGAATTGGATGCTGCCTCAAATAATTCCGTTGAGGACATCCGTGCTTTGGTTGAGCAAATTCGTTTCTCGCCTC from Bacteroidota bacterium includes these protein-coding regions:
- a CDS encoding capsular biosynthesis protein, which codes for MSIINKLLGKDRRLKNPVSIPVKTDIHSHLIPGIDDGSQSLEESIHLIKKLYQLGYRKIITTPHIMGDHFRNNTQIITDGLKIVQDEVAKQGIDVVLEAASEYYIDDHFMKLLEKDDILSFGDRYVLVETNAINYTELIRNAFWQMGLSGYKPIFAHPERYSYLWNDFDRYHEFHDMGIFLQINLVSLSGFYSQKVKEIAERLIDENLVSFIGTDTHEMRYIEGIHESLHSPYMNKLKEMKLLNDTL
- a CDS encoding class I SAM-dependent methyltransferase, which encodes MKLIQTAERISHAEASDHVIFQRSIFAYHEAAKIVRQTLLEIGTGMGYGMELLASQVDNYLAIDKYSSPLVEKNKENENFLFYQQSVPPFTGIADSSVDSLVTFQVIEHIKNDHAFVEEISRVLKPEGQAIITTPNIKMSLTRNPWHIREYTVKELQELLAPHFSKVEVFGVYGNIEVNDYYERNKKSVQKYTRFDILKLQYNLPRFMLQIPYDILNRMNRKKLMEQSNAEISHVSFKDYHLKEADDSCFDLFAIATK
- a CDS encoding DUF2723 domain-containing protein; the protein is MNQKRFELFNNVLGLLVFGIAAFVYLSTIEPTVSIWDCGEFIAGSYKLEVVHPPGAPFFLMFNHLFTMFASSPEMVPIIVNSSSAVASAITILLLFWTSTLLSRKIFAKNKDNYSLFEAIGIFGAGLVGALAFTFSDTFWFSAVEGEVYALSSTFTAVVFWLLLKWDQRADEPNNLRWLIVVFFVMGISIGIHLLSLLALPVLAFVYYFRKYEKITKKGLFIAFIVAMIILQFINVGLIKWFPSIAAKFELLFVNVFGLPYWSGVLFFVILFLAALSYGIYYSIKKNKVLLNTLFVGVAVVFIGYSSYTMVAIRSLADTPIDYSNPDNIFNMRSYINREQYGDRPFLYGPHFTAEVEGYDDGRMQYIQKDGKYIETKPKLKPKFEKDHFTLFPRMGDTRADRIDGYKTWSGMRKGQKKPSFSNNIKFFVRYQLGHMYWRYFAWNFIGRQNDEQGHGKHLMSQGRNPGFMDGNWISGITFIDEMLVGSQEKLPYAQTVNKGHNKLYFLPFILGILGMIYHFKRNKRDAFSTMVLFLFTGIILMIYQNSPPFEPRERDYTLVGSFYVFAIWIGFGVLAIANYLKSKVNPVLAVSATTIIALIAAPVLMASQEWDDHTRAHRYTSLNHGENYLNSCAEDAILFTNGDNDTYPLWYAQEVENIRSDVRVINLQLLMTDWYVDQLRLKKNESSAIKFSFDREKITEGTRDFVPFYNNPSLGLDEKSFYDLTEILNFIKSDKPEDQVSTYGGSRLSYYPTTRFFSKVDKQNVIDNNVVSEQYYNRIVDELRFNVGKRNLLKSHLMQLDIIDNNLWDRPIYFAITSGSDTYLGLEKYFQQEGMAYRLAPVIKTEIEKQQSAGQTGRVDALIMYENMVKKFKWGNLTDERVHIGSVTRRHTLNYRNVFSTLGRALIFAGEKEKAIEAIDLCLNEIPEEKVPHQINSLTLAEIYFMAEAPEKGVELCRHLQTIFVGNLDYFKTLDRKFFRRCESEVRNNFYGLQVIQNLASRYQQEELLKEIEAEFQRQQQIYGVTGQ
- a CDS encoding 50S ribosomal protein L9, producing the protein MEIILKQDIENLGYAGDIIKVKSGYARNFLIPKKMAILATESNKKVVAENQRQASHKIAKLIEDAQAVAAKLAKATVKIPVKVGTSGKLFGSITNLQISRSLKDMGYDIDRKDILILEDITEVGKYKIKVKLHKEVQVEMNLAVQPEKED
- a CDS encoding 30S ribosomal protein S18 — protein: MANPAYKNIFINITPKERPRKKKFCWFKRNNIKYIDYKDPEFLLKFVDEHGRIIPRRYTGTSLKYQRRLASSIKKARHLALLPFVSDSLK
- a CDS encoding 30S ribosomal protein S6; translated protein: MQNHYETIFITSPLVTDSQLKESVARFKELMTQNGAEIIYEEDWGLRKFAYPIKKKTTGYYHVFEYNAPTEFIQKLETEFNRDEKILRYISVALDKYGIQYNAKRRKEGKNSSPKQIEETGDLTKAKK